One genomic window of Eleginops maclovinus isolate JMC-PN-2008 ecotype Puerto Natales chromosome 12, JC_Emac_rtc_rv5, whole genome shotgun sequence includes the following:
- the nr6a1a gene encoding nuclear receptor subfamily 6 group A member 1-A, translating to MDTWEDDPTDQRTCLICGDRATGLHYGIISCEGCKGFFKRSICNKRVYRCSRDKNCEMSRKQRNRCQYCRLLKCLQMGMNRKAIREDGMPGGRNKSIGPVQITEEEIERIMSGQEFKEDAPEHTWGNNGDSDHSSPSNGASEGNQPSPASTLSSNRSVEMNGYTAALRDQYINNSMSTHYQLLPHLFSYAAQSGLLAPQPRSLYPQSHPLVLQLVAAEDLAPLGTPMLIEDGYKVTQVELFALLCRLADELLFRQISWIKKLPFFCELSIEDYTCLLSSTWQELILLSCLTIYSAQIFGDLADVTAKYTPSDDELQGFSEDGMEVMERLIYLFRKFHQLKISNEEYACMKAINFLNQDIRGLSNTSQLEQLNKRYWYVCQDYTEYKYPHQPKRFPEIMMCLPEIRCIAGKLVNVPLEQLPLLFKAVLHSCKSSLTSYRSGPPPCVTASSGN from the exons atGATCCAACGGACCAACGTACTTGCCTTATCTGTGGAGATCGCGCCACAGGCCTGCACTATGGCATCATCTCTTGTGAGGGCTGCAAGGGCTTCTTCAAGCGCAGCATCTGCAACAAGCGTGTTTACCGCTGCAGCCGCGACAAGAACTGCGAGATGTCACGCAAGCAGCGCAACCGCTGCCAGTACTGCCGCCTGCTCAAGTGTCTGCAGATGGGGATGAACCGCAAAG CGATCAGAGAGGATGGCATGCCAGGAGGGAGGAACAAAAGCATCGGGCCCGTTCAG atcacagaggaggagataGAGCGGATCATGTCGGGGCAGGAGTTCAAGGAGGACGCCCCGGAGCACACCTGGGGCAACAACGGAGACAGTGACCACAGCTCGCCGAGCAACGGAGCCTCGGAGGGCAACCAGCCTTCCCCTGCCTCCACTCTGTCCTCCAA TCGCTCTGTGGAGATGAACGGCTACACGGCGGCCCTCAGAGACCAGTACATCAACAACTCCATGTCCACACACTACCAGCTCCTGCCCCACCTGTTCAGCTACGCCGCCCAGTCCGGCCTGCTGGCCCCCCAGCCCCGCAGCCTCTACCCACAGTCCCACCCACTGGTGCTGCAGCTGGTGGCAGCTGAAGACCTGGCCCCCCTGGGAACCCCTATGCTCATAGAAGACGG GTACAAAGTGACTCAGGTGGAGCTGTTTGCGCTGCTCTGCCGCCTGGCAGACGAGCTGCTCTTCCGCCAGATCTCCTGGATCAAGAAGCTGCCGTTCTTCTGCGAGCTCTCCATAGAGGACTACACCTGCCTGCTGAGCTCCACCTGGCAGGAGCTCATCCTGCTCTCCTGCCTCACCATCTACAGTGCGCAGATCTTTGGAGACCTGGCCGACGTCACCGCCAAGTACACGCCGTCTGACGATGAGCTGCAGGG CTTTAGCGAGGACGGGATGGAGGTGATGGAGAGGTTGATTTATCTCTTCCGGAAGTTCCACCAATTGAAGATCAGTAACGAGGAGTACGCCTGCATGAAAGCCATCAACTTCCTCAACCAAG ACATCCGAGGACTGTCCAACACCTCGCAGCTGGAGCAGCTCAACAAGCGCTACTGGTACGTGTGTCAGGACTACACGGAGTACAAGTACCCGCACCAGCCCAAACGCTTCCCCGAGATCATGATGTGTCTCCCGGAGATCCGTTGCATCGCAG GGAAGCTGGTGAACGTCCCTCTGGAGCAGCTCCCCCTCCTGTTCAAAGCAGTCTTGCACTCCTGCAAATCCAGCCTGACCAGCTACAGGAGCGGCCCGCCGCCCTGCGTGACCGCCTCCTCTGGAAACTAG